The Corynebacterium poyangense genome includes a window with the following:
- a CDS encoding PLDc N-terminal domain-containing protein has translation MGASRSPLVPTLWDYMWAFLAALAFLLALIAIVLLVKDRHTIKSTLVSLLLVLGVPIIGPLLYFLYR, from the coding sequence ATGGGTGCTAGCCGGTCGCCGCTGGTGCCAACGCTCTGGGACTATATGTGGGCGTTCCTTGCAGCGTTGGCTTTCCTCCTGGCGTTAATTGCAATAGTCCTCCTTGTGAAAGACCGACACACCATCAAGAGCACTTTGGTTTCTCTTCTTCTTGTGCTCGGTGTGCCCATCATCGGCCCCCTGCTGTATTTCTTATACCGGTAG
- a CDS encoding aromatic amino acid transport family protein: MSTEIRNTSHPRITFLQGTALIFGTNIGAGILSLPYATRNGGYLALAISLVVAGFITTISMLFVAEASLRTKEPLQLSGLAEKYLGQTGRWLTFISVTILGVAALTAYAAGSGTILHELLGIPPIAGTLIFFGIGTAVILKGLEATGLVEGILTSGMAIVVGILCIWTFIGPGIDLMNLWVLRPYFIVPVMNMVMFIFIGQFVVPELARGLEDRPWLLPRAVVAGMSAVGFTIALVSFTALGLLGMNVDEVVTVSWGQILGPVAYYMANIFALIAMLTSLVTIGYSSMRNITDLCHWREDGVHRIMAVAWAMLPPIVISIAGWGGIVSVMTYAGGFSGAIMSIMPVWLLRKARQQGDRKPGWVNTWQTSPIFTIPLVALFSLAFIYSALLTLDLVPAGWN; this comes from the coding sequence ATGAGCACCGAAATCCGAAACACCAGCCATCCTAGAATCACTTTTCTACAAGGCACAGCGCTAATCTTTGGGACCAATATCGGAGCTGGGATTTTATCCCTGCCCTACGCCACCCGAAATGGTGGATACCTAGCGCTAGCAATCAGTTTAGTCGTAGCCGGTTTTATCACCACGATCTCCATGCTCTTTGTGGCTGAAGCATCCCTACGGACCAAAGAACCACTCCAGCTATCCGGATTAGCGGAAAAATATCTTGGGCAAACAGGACGATGGTTGACGTTCATATCGGTCACTATTCTTGGAGTTGCTGCACTTACCGCATATGCTGCAGGCTCTGGAACTATTCTTCATGAATTGTTGGGGATACCACCGATTGCTGGCACCTTGATATTCTTCGGAATAGGAACCGCCGTCATCCTCAAAGGGTTAGAAGCAACCGGACTAGTAGAAGGAATCCTCACTAGCGGAATGGCTATAGTTGTGGGGATTCTCTGTATTTGGACTTTCATCGGACCTGGCATAGATCTCATGAATCTGTGGGTGCTCCGCCCCTACTTCATAGTCCCAGTCATGAACATGGTGATGTTCATTTTCATAGGTCAATTTGTAGTCCCTGAGCTTGCCCGTGGCTTAGAAGACCGACCCTGGTTGCTTCCGAGAGCAGTGGTAGCGGGCATGAGTGCTGTGGGTTTCACCATAGCACTCGTGTCCTTTACCGCGTTAGGGTTACTAGGAATGAACGTCGATGAAGTCGTTACTGTGAGCTGGGGTCAAATACTAGGGCCGGTGGCCTACTACATGGCCAATATCTTTGCTCTAATCGCCATGCTCACCTCACTGGTAACTATTGGTTACTCCTCCATGCGCAATATCACCGACCTTTGTCACTGGCGTGAAGACGGAGTGCACCGAATCATGGCGGTGGCCTGGGCCATGCTACCCCCCATCGTCATTTCGATAGCTGGCTGGGGAGGCATAGTAAGCGTCATGACCTACGCTGGCGGATTTTCCGGCGCCATCATGTCGATTATGCCCGTGTGGCTCCTGCGGAAAGCACGTCAACAAGGAGACCGCAAACCCGGCTGGGTTAATACATGGCAAACCTCCCCGATTTTCACCATTCCCCTCGTTGCGCTCTTTTCACTCGCCTTTATCTACTCTGCACTCTTAACGCTGGACCTTGTCCCAGCGGGATGGAACTAA
- a CDS encoding aldehyde dehydrogenase family protein gives MSATFPVLNPATEEIIEHVPNATSQEWNQALDAVVAAGSQWAALNARQRSNVLLALSEALETQVEEYAELIHREMAKPLAEARAEALSAVDTLRWYSEEAVRLPGRYAEAPNGGAHFIITRRPIGPVLAITPWNFPLSLGVRKIAPALAAGCPVLIKPAQETPLTMIRFGELLREVCGDQGLELCPVTVVSTTHDAELSQELMNDPRLAKVSFTGSTNVGKILVKQSGERLLRTSMELGGNAPLVIHQDADLDKAVQGAFLLKTRNGGQVCVAANRILVHEAIAEAFTEKLVDLMSAAPACALITEAQRNRVADLVNQAVAAGAELHCGGNIPEGPGYFYPTTVLSDVPETSSILHEEIFGPVAVIQTFSTLDEGVAMANDSEFGLAAYGYSENLRNAQFLADNLNAGMIAINGAVVFDNATPFGGIKQSGFGREGGFEGIEEYLNTRLARWQQ, from the coding sequence ATGAGCGCCACGTTCCCCGTCCTAAATCCGGCCACGGAAGAAATTATTGAACATGTTCCTAACGCCACTTCTCAAGAGTGGAACCAGGCACTCGATGCGGTCGTCGCTGCGGGCTCGCAATGGGCTGCGCTTAATGCACGGCAGCGCTCCAATGTCCTATTAGCCCTGTCTGAAGCCTTAGAGACGCAGGTGGAGGAGTATGCGGAGCTCATTCACCGAGAGATGGCTAAGCCTCTTGCTGAAGCTCGCGCTGAAGCCTTGTCCGCCGTAGACACTTTGCGCTGGTATTCCGAAGAAGCTGTGCGCCTGCCAGGTCGATATGCGGAGGCACCCAATGGTGGTGCGCACTTTATTATTACCCGACGCCCGATCGGCCCGGTGTTAGCTATCACTCCGTGGAACTTCCCGTTGAGTTTAGGAGTAAGAAAGATTGCACCTGCATTGGCTGCTGGCTGTCCGGTGCTGATCAAACCCGCCCAGGAAACGCCGTTAACCATGATCCGCTTTGGTGAACTACTCCGGGAAGTTTGTGGCGATCAAGGACTAGAATTGTGCCCCGTTACCGTGGTAAGCACCACCCATGATGCTGAATTGAGCCAAGAGCTGATGAATGACCCACGGCTTGCGAAAGTATCCTTCACTGGTTCGACTAACGTGGGCAAAATCTTAGTGAAACAATCTGGGGAACGTCTTCTGCGAACCTCGATGGAACTGGGCGGAAATGCACCCCTAGTCATTCACCAAGACGCAGATCTGGACAAAGCTGTCCAGGGGGCCTTCTTACTCAAGACTCGTAACGGTGGCCAAGTGTGCGTCGCGGCGAACCGAATTCTGGTGCATGAAGCTATTGCAGAGGCGTTCACGGAAAAATTAGTTGATCTTATGTCAGCAGCGCCAGCGTGTGCCTTGATTACTGAGGCTCAAAGAAACCGAGTCGCAGACCTAGTTAACCAGGCAGTTGCCGCGGGCGCAGAACTTCACTGCGGCGGCAACATCCCTGAGGGGCCAGGATATTTTTATCCAACAACGGTACTGAGCGACGTGCCAGAGACGTCGAGCATTCTGCACGAAGAAATTTTTGGCCCCGTAGCAGTTATCCAAACCTTCAGCACACTTGATGAAGGCGTAGCAATGGCTAATGACTCCGAATTTGGCTTAGCAGCCTATGGATATTCAGAAAACCTCCGCAATGCGCAGTTTTTAGCTGACAACCTCAACGCCGGAATGATCGCGATTAATGGCGCCGTAGTTTTTGACAACGCCACACCTTTTGGTGGAATCAAACAGTCAGGATTCGGCAGAGAAGGTGGTTTTGAAGGCATCGAAGAATACCTCAACACCCGGTTAGCGAGGTGGCAACAATGA
- the gabT gene encoding 4-aminobutyrate--2-oxoglutarate transaminase has protein sequence MISDSYSPQQSRHVIDHFPGEENTRLGERRNNAVARALTPLLPIYADVADGGIIADKDGNRFIDFASGIAVTTVGARNPKVIAAAKEALDHFTHTNFSITPYESYVAVCEKLNEITPGNHEKRSVLLNSGAEAVENAVKIARHYTRRPSVVVFDYAYHGRTNLTMTMTAKNIPYRNGFGPLASNVFRTPMSYPLRDNLSGQEAATKAITMIDAGVGPENIACVVVEPIQGEGGFIEPAQGFLTAINQWCQDNGIVFIADEIQAGLCRTGHWFACDYEDVVPDLVTTAKGLAGGMPLSAVTGRAEIMDSPIPSGLGGTYTGNPVACAAALAALDQMAELDLCSAAQRIDNIITEELSPLLELDHVAELRGRGAMKALEFVHPDGAPDPERTAKIAAAVRDRGVLALVCGFYGNVIRMLPPLVIEEELLRDGLQVIVEEARK, from the coding sequence ATGATTTCTGATTCTTACTCTCCACAACAGAGCCGCCACGTTATCGATCATTTTCCCGGAGAGGAAAACACGCGCCTCGGGGAGCGTCGAAATAACGCTGTCGCCCGCGCTCTCACCCCTCTTCTACCCATCTACGCCGACGTAGCTGATGGCGGCATTATCGCCGACAAAGACGGCAACCGTTTTATCGACTTCGCTTCCGGTATTGCGGTCACCACTGTGGGTGCTCGAAACCCGAAGGTTATAGCTGCCGCCAAAGAAGCATTAGACCACTTCACCCACACGAATTTCAGTATCACTCCTTATGAGTCCTATGTGGCTGTATGCGAGAAACTCAATGAGATCACCCCTGGTAATCACGAAAAGCGTAGTGTCTTGCTGAATTCGGGAGCAGAAGCAGTAGAAAATGCGGTAAAGATTGCCCGCCATTACACTCGACGCCCCTCGGTAGTGGTCTTTGATTACGCCTATCACGGCCGGACAAATTTAACCATGACGATGACGGCCAAGAACATTCCCTACCGGAATGGTTTTGGCCCACTTGCCAGCAACGTATTCCGGACACCAATGTCATATCCTCTCCGCGACAACCTGTCTGGACAGGAAGCCGCAACGAAGGCAATCACCATGATTGATGCTGGCGTAGGGCCAGAGAATATCGCCTGTGTAGTCGTTGAACCTATCCAAGGCGAAGGTGGTTTTATTGAACCAGCCCAAGGCTTCTTAACAGCCATCAATCAGTGGTGCCAAGACAATGGCATCGTCTTTATTGCCGATGAAATCCAGGCGGGGCTCTGCCGGACTGGACACTGGTTTGCTTGTGACTATGAAGACGTAGTACCTGACCTAGTCACTACAGCGAAAGGGCTTGCTGGTGGTATGCCCTTATCTGCGGTTACTGGGCGAGCGGAGATCATGGACTCCCCCATACCTAGTGGCCTAGGAGGCACCTACACCGGCAACCCGGTTGCCTGCGCCGCTGCCCTAGCCGCCCTAGATCAGATGGCGGAGTTAGACCTCTGTTCCGCTGCCCAAAGAATCGACAACATCATCACCGAGGAACTCAGTCCACTACTAGAGTTAGATCATGTTGCCGAACTCCGCGGCCGCGGCGCAATGAAGGCACTAGAATTTGTCCATCCAGATGGAGCTCCTGATCCAGAACGCACAGCAAAAATTGCAGCTGCCGTCCGAGACCGCGGTGTGCTCGCCTTAGTGTGTGGTTTCTATGGAAACGTGATCCGAATGCTTCCCCCACTCGTCATTGAGGAAGAACTATTACGCGATGGTCTCCAAGTCATTGTTGAGGAGGCCCGCAAATGA
- a CDS encoding PucR family transcriptional regulator ligand-binding domain-containing protein, with amino-acid sequence MMNEFSFPPLGLRWLLSQRSLRLIPINHADQQFSTIQNLELADPSDYIQSPSVMLTLGLSLTNQSGQFRDYAQRMAKAGVVAIGFGTGMKHDEVPVELVHATAELGLGLFEIPKEISFISITTTAQAEQVRQLNAQKEAIDKEISALSREAQERGLEALVEYCASLCGGGFRWKSKC; translated from the coding sequence ATGATGAATGAGTTTTCTTTTCCGCCTTTAGGGTTGCGGTGGTTGTTGAGCCAACGGTCGCTTCGGCTGATCCCTATTAACCACGCTGACCAGCAATTTAGCACCATTCAAAACTTGGAGCTTGCTGATCCTAGTGACTATATTCAAAGCCCTAGCGTCATGCTCACTCTGGGGCTGTCGTTGACCAATCAATCAGGGCAATTCCGTGATTATGCTCAACGAATGGCGAAGGCGGGGGTAGTGGCGATAGGTTTTGGGACAGGAATGAAACACGATGAGGTGCCCGTCGAACTTGTCCACGCCACCGCTGAATTGGGATTAGGTTTGTTTGAGATTCCTAAAGAAATCTCTTTTATTTCGATCACCACAACTGCACAAGCAGAACAAGTAAGGCAGCTCAATGCTCAAAAAGAAGCCATCGATAAGGAGATATCAGCACTGAGCCGAGAAGCCCAAGAACGTGGGCTAGAGGCACTCGTAGAATACTGTGCCTCATTGTGCGGTGGTGGATTCAGATGGAAGAGTAAATGCTGA
- a CDS encoding 3'-5' exonuclease, with translation MSMPPLPFPIAVLDCETTGLHATDRILEIAVVQLNQHLEVEGRWETLVNPGQDVGPTHIHGLSAADVHQAPRFPGIAVHLLHLLHGRVMVAHYAKFDAQFLSQEFARCHTQLAPWREWSLCTLKLAKQRFPKLGSFSLSSCASHVGIRNSAAHTAAADAHTTVELFRALHRAQLIDCRRTSPFPWHNLDLSAYPPEAPLPRARIHGIPLIGGEICAHQTNSN, from the coding sequence ATGAGTATGCCCCCTCTTCCTTTCCCTATCGCGGTTCTCGATTGCGAAACTACAGGTCTTCACGCTACCGACCGTATCCTTGAAATTGCGGTTGTCCAGCTCAATCAACATCTAGAAGTTGAGGGCCGCTGGGAAACCCTCGTTAATCCGGGGCAAGATGTAGGTCCTACTCATATTCACGGTCTAAGCGCCGCCGATGTCCATCAAGCACCCCGATTCCCCGGGATAGCCGTACACCTGCTACACCTGCTCCACGGTCGAGTCATGGTGGCGCATTACGCTAAGTTCGACGCTCAGTTTCTCTCCCAGGAATTTGCTCGCTGCCACACCCAGCTAGCCCCGTGGCGGGAGTGGTCCTTGTGCACCCTGAAGCTTGCCAAGCAACGATTCCCCAAGCTAGGTTCCTTTTCGCTGAGTAGCTGCGCCAGCCATGTGGGGATCCGTAATTCAGCTGCTCATACCGCAGCTGCCGATGCCCACACCACTGTTGAACTTTTCCGCGCCTTGCACCGCGCACAGCTCATAGATTGTCGTCGAACCTCACCTTTCCCCTGGCACAACCTCGACTTATCTGCATACCCACCGGAGGCACCTCTACCGCGAGCACGCATTCACGGGATTCCGCTCATCGGTGGAGAAATCTGCGCCCACCAGACCAACTCCAACTAA
- a CDS encoding NAD(P)-dependent malic enzyme has protein sequence MSLSNERKLEHQPAHLSDQEIFDAHEGGKLTIASSRPLRSVRDLSLAYTPGVARVCQEVQHTPAASLRLTGRGRTVAIISDGSAVLGLGNIGPLAALPVMEGKAQLFSAFADLNAVPVVLDVHDADSLVDTIKAMAPSFGAINLEDIAAPTCFEVERRLIEELDIPVMHDDQHGTAIVITAALHNACRLLNRDLTRLKVVISGAGAAGVACAKMLHEAGISDITVLDSRGIIHSGRDNLNPVKQDLLKITNPRGISGGVAEALRGADAFIGLSRGHVSEQELAGMAAEPILFSLANPDPEIAPELAYRYGAVVATGRSDLPNQINNVLAFPGIFHGALAAHATAITPEMKLAASRAIAEIAAERLDAEYLIPSPLDGRVAPAVSEAVRMAAARQNP, from the coding sequence ATGAGTCTTTCCAACGAGCGCAAACTAGAACATCAGCCGGCCCACTTAAGCGACCAAGAGATTTTTGATGCGCATGAGGGCGGAAAGCTCACCATCGCTTCTTCACGCCCGCTGCGCTCCGTCCGTGACCTGTCCTTGGCTTACACCCCCGGGGTGGCACGGGTATGCCAAGAAGTACAGCACACCCCCGCCGCGTCATTGCGACTAACTGGCCGAGGTCGCACCGTAGCTATTATTTCCGACGGATCCGCAGTTCTCGGTTTAGGCAATATCGGACCCCTGGCAGCCCTACCAGTAATGGAAGGAAAAGCCCAGTTATTTAGCGCATTCGCAGACTTAAACGCCGTCCCTGTGGTGCTCGATGTCCACGACGCCGATTCGCTCGTAGACACCATCAAGGCCATGGCCCCCTCATTTGGTGCTATCAATTTAGAAGATATTGCCGCCCCTACCTGTTTCGAGGTGGAGCGTCGATTAATTGAAGAACTAGACATCCCTGTGATGCACGATGACCAACACGGCACAGCCATTGTTATCACCGCGGCGCTCCATAACGCATGCCGATTATTAAACCGAGACCTCACTCGCCTGAAAGTGGTTATTTCTGGGGCCGGGGCGGCCGGCGTAGCATGTGCAAAAATGCTTCACGAAGCAGGAATTAGCGACATCACTGTTTTGGACTCTCGGGGAATTATTCACTCCGGTCGGGATAATTTAAACCCGGTGAAACAGGACCTGTTAAAGATTACTAACCCGCGAGGAATCAGTGGTGGCGTAGCCGAAGCACTGCGCGGAGCCGACGCTTTTATTGGCCTGTCCCGCGGACACGTCTCAGAGCAAGAACTCGCAGGTATGGCTGCCGAACCTATCCTGTTCTCTCTTGCGAACCCGGATCCGGAAATTGCGCCGGAATTAGCGTACCGGTATGGCGCTGTGGTGGCGACAGGACGCAGCGATCTGCCTAATCAAATCAACAACGTGCTGGCATTCCCGGGGATTTTCCACGGAGCTTTAGCTGCCCATGCCACTGCTATTACGCCAGAAATGAAGTTAGCCGCCTCCCGAGCTATCGCCGAAATAGCCGCTGAACGTCTCGATGCAGAATATCTGATTCCCTCGCCGTTGGATGGACGGGTAGCCCCAGCAGTTAGCGAAGCAGTCCGGATGGCTGCGGCTCGACAAAACCCCTGA
- a CDS encoding GntR family transcriptional regulator — MSDQQQYLIIASHLREAIQSGELQPGDKLPSEARLSQQFMSSRGTVRHALEKLRAEGLISSHQGRRSQVLLPALTQDFDSVVSFSQRCQEAGKTPGERIHSREMIDAGPRLAVQLQCSSSASVLALVRVRLMDNTPTMVERIYFPEEIASHLSDYQSSSGSMYQHLVERGVEISHAHSTVTATAADADEAQALGVAPNSPLFVVNQCVYTADGQPVWCSEQHYLPELASFSINNVKERPSPSFFTPGRA, encoded by the coding sequence GTGTCAGATCAGCAGCAATACCTGATTATTGCCTCTCATCTCCGGGAAGCAATACAAAGTGGAGAACTCCAACCTGGAGATAAACTGCCCTCGGAGGCCCGCTTATCTCAACAGTTTATGAGTTCGCGAGGCACCGTTCGGCACGCGCTAGAAAAACTCCGTGCCGAAGGGCTGATTAGCTCTCATCAGGGGCGTCGCTCCCAGGTCCTTCTTCCGGCCCTGACCCAGGATTTTGACAGCGTCGTCTCTTTTAGTCAACGTTGCCAGGAGGCCGGAAAAACACCTGGCGAACGCATCCACTCTCGGGAGATGATTGACGCTGGTCCTCGGCTCGCGGTCCAATTGCAATGCTCCAGCAGTGCCTCAGTTCTGGCACTAGTTCGGGTGCGGTTGATGGATAATACCCCAACGATGGTGGAACGGATCTACTTTCCTGAGGAAATAGCCAGCCATCTATCGGATTATCAGAGCTCTAGCGGCTCTATGTACCAACACCTTGTTGAGCGTGGAGTGGAAATTTCACACGCACATAGCACCGTGACGGCCACGGCGGCGGACGCGGATGAGGCCCAGGCGCTAGGTGTCGCCCCCAATTCCCCATTATTTGTGGTTAACCAGTGTGTTTATACTGCTGACGGCCAGCCAGTATGGTGCTCTGAGCAACACTACCTACCCGAATTAGCGAGCTTTTCCATCAACAACGTCAAGGAACGCCCCTCCCCGAGCTTCTTTACCCCTGGTCGGGCATAG
- a CDS encoding FAD-dependent oxidoreductase — protein sequence MSDVQSALGNPRLAEVGGAHLKAELRVNPRQAAPHLAQFLASRGVCFTWNTRVYDVADGVVATSRGDYCADRVIVCPGLELLQLFPDYAEKYHVRVCSLVMALLDRS from the coding sequence ATGTCCGACGTCCAATCAGCTCTTGGGAATCCGCGGTTAGCGGAGGTTGGCGGGGCGCATTTAAAGGCAGAGCTGCGGGTTAATCCTCGTCAAGCTGCACCACACCTCGCGCAGTTCTTAGCCAGCCGGGGCGTGTGTTTCACGTGGAACACCAGAGTGTATGACGTAGCCGATGGGGTGGTTGCCACAAGTCGTGGAGACTATTGCGCTGATCGGGTAATAGTGTGTCCGGGGCTGGAGCTTCTTCAGCTCTTTCCTGATTATGCGGAAAAGTACCATGTCAGAGTGTGTTCTTTGGTGATGGCTCTGTTAGACAGGTCATAG
- a CDS encoding HAD family hydrolase, with protein sequence MNFGDTAADIRSAQAAGVYTVGVLTGDLGTTELQQLKADAIVGSAADGGELIAKI encoded by the coding sequence GTGAACTTCGGTGATACTGCAGCTGATATCCGCTCCGCGCAGGCAGCCGGTGTCTATACGGTAGGAGTACTCACCGGTGATCTCGGCACGACTGAGCTTCAGCAGCTCAAGGCCGATGCAATAGTCGGCTCCGCCGCAGATGGGGGTGAACTAATAGCTAAGATATAA
- a CDS encoding LppP/LprE family lipoprotein gives MKLSHACLIVLVPAALLMGGCGSSENQTVTVTSTVTNSDTSTSHPASSSQCQGKDLRDSAFGRWMKLGEIPVNGGGAASFEVVENCYDPAQPLSYAIVQLAGEQSGQAVILLQHGDFVNDPAPVVVEKINGVTRSDDSHITVDFDGQEVNYSVEQGKVQASGQPKAKATLDLTGKDYRGPHHS, from the coding sequence ATGAAACTCTCCCACGCGTGTCTTATCGTCCTTGTCCCAGCAGCTTTATTGATGGGTGGGTGCGGATCAAGTGAGAACCAGACAGTCACAGTAACCTCTACGGTGACTAATTCTGATACCTCGACATCTCATCCAGCATCTAGTTCACAATGTCAGGGAAAAGATCTTCGGGATAGTGCTTTTGGTCGCTGGATGAAGCTCGGGGAAATCCCGGTGAACGGGGGAGGAGCAGCTTCGTTTGAGGTCGTGGAGAACTGCTATGATCCGGCTCAGCCGCTTAGCTACGCCATCGTGCAGTTGGCAGGTGAACAATCTGGCCAGGCGGTGATTTTGCTACAGCACGGAGATTTCGTGAATGATCCGGCGCCGGTCGTCGTCGAAAAAATAAATGGTGTGACACGTTCCGATGATTCCCATATCACTGTGGACTTTGATGGCCAGGAGGTTAATTATTCCGTGGAGCAAGGGAAAGTCCAGGCTTCCGGTCAGCCCAAGGCGAAGGCCACCCTTGATCTGACCGGAAAGGACTACCGCGGACCGCATCACTCCTAA